The stretch of DNA TATAACTAGATGTGTTCGGTTGCATGGCATTTGAGGGTCATGTCCTATAGTATATGCATAGAACCAAAGGCCTCCTTTTCCTGACTGTAAATTTCTTGACTGTAAATTCTTGTGACTGATCAATGAGATCCTATCACACAATATGTTATATTCAGTGTGAACATTCAGAGACACccatgtttctgttgtttgtgtAACAGAGGACACAGAGCCAGGACAGAAGCCTCTCCAGAAAACAGAGCCACCTGCCACTATCCACCCACTGCCTTCAGAAAGAAACTGTCAGGCAGAGATGTTTCAGAGAGCGGCAGAGGCCCTGTCACCCTGTCCTCACCTGCACCTTGGGGCCCAAACAGGCTCAAAATGGGAGGAGGGTTTCATCACTTGCAGGGGCCCTGCAAAGCATGCTGGGACAGAGGGGGGCGGAGGGCTGCTTGCATGCAGCACAATGAGGGAGCACAGGATCCCACTTCCTGCCACAGAGCTCGGTGGAACTGCGTTAGTTACAACTAAAACTGTatagggctgtgtgtgtgtgtgtgtgtgtgtgagtttgtgtgcttgtgcttgtgtgtgcccatgtgcatgtgtgtgttcttacaACAGTTCTTCACTGCATGTACTATGCACATTGTACTCATTGTGCTGAGATCCAAATTTTgggtaacttttttttctaccatgtttttatggtttttatataatattagacttttttttaaatagattttgtatttctcttcactgcttgaaaaaaatacagattttatgATTTACATTGGTGTCCAATAATACCATGTGAGACTGTGTATACTGTAATGTATTTTACTGCATGTTttgccaaaacacaaaacaaagaaactgctCTGAATCTCATACCTTATTTCTagcaacatttaataaaacacaaaacaaaaatcatcacAGAAATATTTCTGATGTTCTGACAACAAGTTAGCATTGTTGTGTTGTGAAAGAGAAATATCCTTGACAAGTATTATTTGGATATAGTTTCACTGTCTTTGCAGCAGAAAAGGCTATTTACATGGTAAATAATTTTGTCAAACTTTCTCAATCAGTGAGTTTCCAGCAGGCAACATCTAAACATAAACAGAGAACTGTTCAAAGTAAAGCCAGTACATTTAATATCTTCCCTCAATATTTGGATTTATCTCTGGAAAGATGTAaccatgtgatttttttaatagctCTCAAGGGAGGACTCTTGCACTATAATCCATGCAGTTCTGGCAATAACTTTGCATCAGTTATCATTGTCCATAGAGCAGGCAAAGGTTGCCATGTACGTTACAAATTTCAAAAAGGCTTGTGATATTTAAACCCCTTGCCATTTTTAGTtgaaacttttcaaaataaaatctcccCAAAGCAAGTTGCTGGTAAAATTTATAGCCAATGTTTTTCAGAATTGGAAAATACATGACTTTGGTGCCGCGAagcagaaatatcaaaataaacactgtgGCTTGGAGTGACAAATAAACCTTTAATAAAGTGAGCCTTATTAAAAAATGATGCCCTGTTCctcacagttaaaaaaataaattgcctATGCATCTGCTACTCTTTATTccagttttactgttttgttgtgttccTCACATATTCTCATCAACACCAAGTTAAATGTAATGACGTAAAGTATTAGTGAAATTGTGTCAGGGCCACACAATACAAGAGGAGGGTCTTATTTCTGCAACGACAAATGATATATAACATATCTGAAGatggatttttacttttaatgaacAATGAGACATAAATTAATGTTTAGAAACAATTCATTTTAGGTGACAGAGGGATGGTTTTTCTACCGGGGGAGTGAGAATTGTGGGGGTTGAAAAGTGTGAAGAATGGATGTCAGGGAAAATAAAGAGCACTGAAACTTTGGTAGGCACGTTTATCATGACATCAACCCATAAGTCTCACCTTTAACATGCCTGCTTGATCCACAGCTGTTCCCCAGTCACTCCAACCCCTGGATGAACAGAGCTCTCCAAAGAAACCCAACAGTGCTGATTCAGAAAGGTACAGGTTATGACGCACTTCTACAGCATCTACGCCTTCACCGATATTGTACTGAAAGTTCCTCTGTAATTACAAGTAGGTACTGGGGTTGTCAGTGACAGCCAGGTGGAAGTACTCTGGCAGGCTGTCACTCTGCAGGCTGCTAGTGGTCTCCCTCTGACGGACTTTGGTGGACAGGGTCTTCCTCTTTTTGAAACCCTCGCTCCCATCTCCACGCTTCTCCAGACTGGACACGATCATCTCTGCCAAGTCCTGCTGGAGCCGTTGGAAGTTCTCCCTGGGACAGTACCATGAGGATTATTTTGGATTATGGATGCAATTGcgggaaaatgaaaaattcccaAAATTAGTTCCAAAGCCCAGTCAAGCTTTTAcaatttctgtttaaatttaaaaacaagtgcATCTTTCAGCAATAGCAGATGTGTGGGACTGTGTTTTACTCACGCTGTTGGTGGTGTCGCCAGGTTGTATTTTCCCCCAGTCACCCCTGTTAACCAGTATGTCATCTCTTTGCCTTTACCCTTTTAGTCATTTACACATGGccacagacatatacacacacacaaacacacacacacagagagagagaggaaatgaaactAGTAACCATTATCTGCATGGTTTAGACTAGATGTAAATGCCTGGATAGATGAGTACATAAAGAGCCAAAGCAAACCCAGCTCACTTTCAGGTacgtctctcctctcttttcatatTCAAACTTGCAGTCTGTCCTCTGTAGGATGTTGATGGTGGACTGGCTGACGTGAATTCTCAGAGctggaaagaaaatgtgtgaaagAATTATCCAAGTCAAACCTTCAGCCCTCTTTAACTCTGTGGATATGAAGATCAGCTGCTAGACCTGCCTATATTGTGACTGTGTTAAAACAAgagtgtgcgtgagtgtgtgcttTCTTTTACGCAGGCCCGTGGATTCCATGCGTGAGGCAGTGTTGACTGTATCTCCAAAAAGACAGTAGCGAGGCATCTTGTTCCCCACCACTCCTGCTGCACATGgtcctacacacaaacacacacaaacaaacatacatgtcATCATCCAGTTAATGGATAAAAGTTAATTAATTTTACTTGCCCATGTATCTCGTAGTCgctcctttattttttaatccctaacttttcttattttctcacttctcGCACATTTGATTCCCATTTTCTGCCCAAAACAATTATGATTATTTATAACATCTATGATAATGTTAAAGGCATTTTTGTTGGAGTCTGATTTATCATTGGCCAATCATTAATATTATTCAGCCACTAAATGTCAGTCAcaatatgacagaaaatatgaaaaactgcATTATAAGCATTCTTCTGGTTTGTTCTTCTCCTTTTTGCTTATAACTAAGTTTTTGATGTTGTAACAGTGCACCATTGCCACCTACTGTTCTTTTTAATTACTTTCACATGCATAACTGCGTTACTACCTACGCACACTCCCTTCAATTGCTCAATTCTGTGGCCTGACTCTTCACCACTACATGTGTAGACacactgttctcatttacatgtaagagaaaaaaagtggaaaaatggaaaaatcaagaaaacaaatttagtGAGAAGCTGAAAAATCAACATAGCAAGTAACCATacatttttggacttttcatatattttatcagctgcttGGAGGAAATGGGAATTTTTTGggaattatttataaatgtgaCTCATATTTGTGTCAAATTAGCCATTTTTATGGCTACATATTACATTGCTTTCAGGACTATAAATATGCTTATTTTGAAACACTGAACTAAATTAAACTGAAGCGCATGTCCAGGTCacaagaaaaatatgtatttatattgctagaaaatatatatactaATTCTACATTTTAAGGGAATGTTGCGGGTGAGAACAATGATTATATTAAATAAGACCAAAACATGAATTTCTGTTACCTGAATGCACACCAATACGGATCCACAGAGGGATACCCGGCAGGTGCTGTAATTCAAAAGTCCCCACAAATGCCAGGATGTCCAGGGCCATGTGGGCGATGTCCACTGCATGTCTGTTGCCGTTGCGTTTGGGCAAACCTGATGCAACCATGTACGCATCTCCTATTGTCTCAACCTGAGAGACGGATGAGGAGCTTTATTCATTAAACCATTATCTGTATTCAATAAACATgacaaaagtaataaaataatcagccaCATATACCAGTTTAACCCCAACCTCAACTGCTTCATCATACAACAAGAAATACGACCAgaagaaacagcagaaacatcTTTGACTGGTTAAATAGTAGATTATAAAGGACCAAATGTGCAGAGTACCTTATAGACATCATGGTGGTCAAGGATGCTGTCAAAGTTCTTGTAGATGTCATTGAGCATGTCGACCACCTCCATTGGGGTGCTGTAGTGGCAGAGGGTGGTGAATCCCACAATGTCACTAAAATAAATGGTCACCTCCTCAAACAGCTCAGGCTCCACTCCGCCTGTCTCCTTCAGTGAACGCACCACTGGGCTGAGGGGATGAAGGGAGAATGGAAAACGctgatttttctaaataaaacaaataacaaatacagcTTTGCCTTGAGCTGGGGCAGGCACTTGTGGGCACACTACATGGTGGGAAAGACAATGGCAACTATTACCACGGGGGCAAGAAATTGATTTGGTgaggaaaacattgttttgaaTCATAATATACATCAatacatacctttttttttttttttgcttaaaagcTATAAGAATACCTAAACACCACCTATCAAAATGAATCCTGCCTCCAGGCTTTATGAAGtgtaataaatatacaattATATACAatagataaaaagagagaggaaaagtgagaaaattaaaaacagttccCTATTTCAACATCCTGCAGAcgtggagcaacattagcattcatttagacTTGTGTTTAAAGCAACctgttaaaaatgtcaaaaattcacCCTTGATCTAGCTCTGTCTCCACTAAGAGAAccaaaaatctgtttctttagctgctaaataatCCACTGTCTACAAGCTAGTCctaaactgtgtctgtctgggcAGGTAGGTTatagtgggtttatcagagctttttcactgaaacagTTGCCTGCTGTTGCTGAAAATGATGCTCATGAGAGCAGGTTTTGCGGACcataaacaaatgaatcagTATAGAATTAAATGCTCCATACAGCTGGGGGGAAAGACCCTGTGGATTTGTCAGTACAAGCAGCTGCTTTTATACTACAAACTTTGATCcattgtcaaataaaaatgatcagtgCAGCTTCAAACATGTCCCTGTTTTCAGCCGTCCTCTGTAGCAGATATGGCAAAAACCTACCCAGGAAGTAGCATAAAGTTGAGGCGATCAGCTCTGTCCCTTTCAGCTTTGTACAAAGAGGTCCTCTCCTCCACCAGACGCTCCAGAGTCCTTGAATAATTCTGCAGGCGACGGATCAGGTTGTCCATGTACGTCTCAGTGGCTTGGTTGTGTAGGTTACTGTGtaagattaaaaatatatgtcattacaaacaatatttatatcatttaatGAATTACTCATCATGCAAGAGAATAGTACAACATTAATTATCTCATAGCAATAAAGGATTTAGCATACTATATACTAATTGGCCagaaagtatacagtatactatatGTATACAGAAATATGTGGACACCCCTGTCTTTTATGCCCCTGCATAAACAAATTCTTGTAGAAAGCCTTCCCCAAGCAGTGAAGAGTGTTATACTGAAAATTAATGGTTAGGGTTTTTAACATAGATGTTCAACAATCACATATGTATGTAAGGGTCTGGTCTCCACATACATTTGGCCATGTGGTATGTAACAGAAATTAGTAAAAGTCACCCTAATTTAATGTGTGTTGTTGACATACCTGAAAATCTTACCCAGAGTTACCTCTATCCTTTTAAAATCTGGCCTCCGTTCTGGGTCTTCATCCCAGCAGTTCTTTATTAGCATATTCAGCTGTatacacacataagcacacatacacgtgcagacaaaaacaaaatcaggggGAGGGAGTGCTTTCCCAACTTTTATGGATCCAAGCAGCTTTACTTTATAAACCTTTATGTTCAGAGTGTGTTACTGTAAAAGCAAATGTCCTCCTCAGTGTTTGGTGGCTCTCTTACCTCAATCTCCCGCTCTGATGCACTGTCAAAGTTGAGGTCAGGTCTAAACACAACCATCTCAGAGGGATACTGCACTCTGTGGATCTTCTCTGAGGGATCAGACAACCATCAGATAAACAAGGTGAGTAGGACTAAGAGCTGAGGAGGATTACTGTGTGGTCACACGTGTTGTCCATCAACATCCCATTTTAATCTTAATTGTCTTGCACTGACACTGATTTTGGGCTCAGGCAACCAAAGTCATAGCACAGTACGAATGttgaaattaaatgattttgtcATACTGGATCcacatatattaaatataatacaCAAATAATCTCTCTTTAAAGTTCCtcttttaaatcaaacaaaatgttaattttctcaAATTTGCTCAAAGAAGTTGGaataagttttgtttgttttgttgttaatgGCAGTATAATGGTGTCCCGAATTATCCAGGCCTACCTGCAATGTTAGAGCAGTGCTGCGTATAGAACGGGGTTCGCCTCATAACGATCTCATGGGCAATGATGGCATAGCTGTACACATCGCCTTTTTGAGACACCCCATCTTTACGAAGATGCTCCGGGGCAGTCCACAcatctgagaggagaggagaggaggagctgagctgCTGGTACTCTCAGCGTTTAGATCTATAATCAACCtcaatgatgatgaaaaactCAGTCTCACCTCTGCCCGGCCTCAGGATGGTGTGGCAACCAAAGTCAGTGATCTTGACCACCATGCGGTTGTCAACCACACAGTTGGTGGACTTGAGGCGACCATGGACTTCAATATTACTGGAGTGGAGATACGACATGCCCTGTAAGAGATAAAAAGCAGGAGGGCAGTCTTCAATCCTGGATGTTTCAGAGTTGCTATTGGTTGTGCCATTATATCCTCCCTGGTGTGCTTTTGACATTGCCATTAGGCAAAACttgcaaaatttaaataaatattgctGAGGGAAAGTGAATCCTGTAAGGTAAAATAATCTGACAATGTAGTTAGTTTTCCTATTTTGTCCGTCATAGAAAACTAAATAAAGCTAAATGAAGAAACAGTAAAGTGTATGAATAAATGAcccacaaaaaaatcaaacattaccTTTGCTATGTCATACATGACTGATATCTTAAACTCCATGTCCATGAAGGTTTCGTCTGGGTAGGAGATCCTGTCATTCAGAATgtactggaaaaaaacagatactTTTTACTACTGTGCTCGCACGCTGTATTCAGTTTATGGAACACTTAAAGCTGGAGTGCGGGACTTTTACATATAAGTGAACGTCTGTTACATTCAAGCTCTTGCCAAATGAGTTCATACAGTGCTGATTAAGCCTATCAGTGCCAGATTTTGATGCCTGTATTTTGTAGTATACCCGAGTTTTAAATCTGGTATCGGTGATGACATCACTCACATTCTTTACGTCATCCAGCAATGATTGGTTTGCCAGAGCTGAAGAGGGGAACAgcgacagagacagagcaggctAATTGCTATGTAACTATTACATCTACTCTGCCTAAATAATGAACTATTGCCTTGGAACTGCGGAAATTTCTCTGTAATCAACAGTATTTGTGTAATTACTGTCATTGCCACAAGGGGGAGACAAAAATTCCACACTACAGGTTTAAAcaatccctgtgtgtgtgtgtgtgtgtgtgtgtgtgtgtgtgtgtgtgtgtgtgtgtgtgtgtgtgtgtgtgtgtgtgtgtgtgtgtgtgtgtgtgtgtgtgtgtgtatacgctTGTGCAcgcatgtgagagagagagattacgTACATTCATGCACATTAGTGGTCTTAAACTGTGTTTATCACTTATCAAATGAACAGTAAAGTCACAATGGAGAAAGGAGGCCAAGGAGCTCTGTCATAAACTACATGTTTGTCTGTACTGTAGTCATGTAACATGAAGTAAAGTCATGAACATTGCGCCAGCAAGTGTCATTGTTGCATCCAGTGTTTGAACAGAATTTGACTTGATATTTTTCAGAATCAGTTTGACTCataactgttttcagtttttaaaaaactgtagTTGCAAATTTGAATTAGAATTAAAAGATTTATTAGAACTAGATATTAAGttaaattcaagaaaaataataaaagattaaGAACGAAATAAAAATCAGAACAAAAGGTAAGGTCTTTATAGAGTCACTTCAGTAAGCCAGGTtgtaaaatgttacataattttaaaaaatatatagctTGAAATAAATTAGAGAGGTCATATCCCCCATTAAGGCTGCACAGTTCTCgaaaattgaaatttttaatAATAGAAATTTCAAATTTGGTCCTATctgttaattttaataaaatttgttCATCTGCACCAAAAATGAATCTGTTGTTCCTTAGCCCATTGTCAACCTTTAAagtttaacatgttaattaacatGGTTTTGAAATTTCCTGCAAACTAACAAACAGACTAACATCTGGTATAAAAAATATAACCTCCTCAAAAGAGTTAAAGGTGTTTTGCCTGCATTTCTGATGTTCAGTTCCACTGTGCTAAAAACTTACAGACTGATAAAGTACACTGATAGATAAGGAACACTGGCAGCCTCAGGATCTGATATGCAGGGAAATTTCAAGATAGTGGGTCTGAGTGAGTGACGTTCTGCTCTTACCCTGAGGGAGCCCCTCTGACACAGCTCAAACACCCCAAACACGCCATACTCAAACTTCACCGTGCCGTAGAACTTGGTCAGGTTGTAGTAATCGATACGCAGCAGCTGAAACACGAATACatggaagagaggaagaagtgaCGGGGAACAACTAAGTCCAAATGCTCTAATGCTCTAAAAACTCAGAGTTTTACAGACAGAGGTGTCTTACAGTGTTAAGCTCAATCCTCTGGTCCTCGGAGAAGTCTCcgtctgtgtgtttcagctctTTCAGGATTACAGGctgaaaaatacagagaaataaaacatacttgaaaacattcaaacatgatcatctctttctctttattctctttGTATGACTAAACACTGATTTTTGGAAGTTGGAATGCTGTTACCTTCTTGTCATAGCGCCCTCGCTGAGAGAAGACTGTGCTGTCCTTCCTCTTATCTTCATCAATCTgttacataaatacacacataatgtACAGTAAGAGAAGAATGGTGATTTCAAGCCCGAAAGAAACACAGTTCCTTACACAGTACCTCCTTTATAGTTACACTAGTAAACACTAGTATAGTTACACAGTGGTGGAAACTAGCTATGTGCATTTACTCAGGTATTGGCCTTAAAAATTTTGAGTTAcatgtattttacttgagtattttcagtttatgctactttatacttctactccactacatttcagagggacattttaaacttttcagtCCACtacagattaaaccagtggttcccaaactttttggCCTCACCCCTTACAAAAAAGCAGCCTTGTTATATTCTATGTGTATTATAATCTAACAATCTAACATCATCTAACAGTTGATTAATGAGGCTGTTTACCTTCAGCGAGACCTCCTTCTCATCCAGCGGACCAATCAGGTGCGGGTCGATGTGAGACCACTTCTTCTGCATAAGACGCTCTTTCCTGTTCTGCCTAACATtattcatacacaaacacacacacacacatacacacacacgcacacacacacacacacacacacacacacacacacacacacacacacacacacacacacacagtaaaggCATACATGATGAATACAGGGGGCATTTGATGGATAACTGTCTTGTTTTCAGAGTGTATCCAATCATATaacaaaaccacattttgtTGCACtggcattaaaaacattttttcatctacAATTTACATCCTAGTCAGAACTGTTGCACCACCTTCCTGTCCTCTTAATTCAGAGACTCATACTTTGTCCTGTGAAAATTGTAATGCAGCACCTGACAAATGTCTCTGCTGTCTACCTGTAGAAGATGAGAGCGATGGCTGTCACCACGACAACACTGAGACTCAGAACGATCACAATCACATCCTGTGTATTTAAGCCTGGAAGCAAACACACAGTGGCATTAACAACAAATCATTTACAATGTTATCTGGAATAAAGACTATGAAATCACACTATATTTCCAAATTACATCTTCAGATTTGGATGTTATGTTGCCTGTAAATTTCTCAACCTCATGGTAGGGGCCTAAATAGGTTTGGTTGATGTACAGACAGGGTTGCTTGAAATTTCAAACACTcccttttttgaaattttgaatttcagttttGAAGGCTGGAGAGAAACTGAGCTGTATGTTGTTAACGGTTTTCAGGCTACATGGAAGCACCACATCTCTATCCAAACCACCTccatcagtgtgtatgtgtgtcttacCGCCTGGATTTTCTGGCACGTCAGGGGGCAGCTCACCCCCTTTCCACGGCAGGGTGGGGTTTGTTTCTATTATTACGGTTTTATTTCGCGATGTATCAAACACTGACAGGGTTTTGTACTGGAGAAAGACAAAGTacagaaacatattttcacCTTTACACTGACTctttaaaacacagcagtgttttctggCTAAAAAAATGGTTGGCTCAAAATCTGACTGTGCAAACCTCTGAATGGACAGTGGTCTCACCTTGCCAGTGACAGCTGATGTGTAAATCATAGAGAGGTTAACATCTCTGTCACCATATTCATCAAGAACATAGTGTCCTCCCATACCTGCttgatgcaaacacacacaaacacacatacgcaaCATAGAAAGCATTTCTAATTTAATTACAATCTAATTGAATTTAAACTGGATGGTCtacaaaatgtttattgtgGAATTcgtgaaaaaaactgaaaagataaTGAGCGACCTTTATGTCTTTGCTGTGGAATTGAAAgttataaaaaagtaaaattaataaatgttattCAGTCAGAAAAAGTTGACACAAATCTATATAGTAAGTACAAGTAGGGTTGCAATTATTGTATTTATCGTTATCTTcaaaattgattaatctgacagTGATTTTCTTGACTAACCAATTAACTGTTTGATCTATTACAGAGTCCAAGGTCATTGCTCTAACCTCTAACATTTGTGCTGGAGTATAAAAGAACTGTCTGACCAAGCAGTCCTTCATTTTGGCTGTATGCTCCGTTACTAAACCTTCACCCATGCAAGCTGTGCCCACTTTACCTCCACATCT from Xiphias gladius isolate SHS-SW01 ecotype Sanya breed wild chromosome 3, ASM1685928v1, whole genome shotgun sequence encodes:
- the LOC120783744 gene encoding uncharacterized protein LOC120783744, which produces MAKKDCSAGQKWDNLVNTCVSSETKTGPQPEPPTEPPLAVVDQVRDRAPSTQADPVMVLSQALWILVVLATVGSILALALWFIIYRRQSRLRSTSEDTEPGQKPLQKTEPPATIHPLPSERNCQAEMFQRAAEALSPCPHLHLGAQTGSKWEEGFITCRGPAKHAGTEGGGGLLACSTMREHRIPLPATELGGTALVTTKTV
- the gucy2ca gene encoding heat-stable enterotoxin receptor, which codes for MCSSNSLPYLGVMVMAVVANKMLDECLSSNRKYTMNVVLLEDNSYGWSRPFVQAAVERAIEEDRQENINKGLNFTLTANFSGFNTTLYNRQGCGSSTCEGVAILKRLHNKGEVGCVMLGPSCTYATFQLVDDEIGLSLSIPIISAGSFGLSCDYKPKLTRILPPARKISDLLINFMRDTLPFKKKAWKQVYVYKKSSNTTEDCFWYINALEAPSANFATWTNREMLRGEGELTNALTAKKRHSNIFILCGTLDDLVSIKEKVGQIHKDIMFILLDIYNPDYYVNTTSSKSMEDVLVITLPQRNYKYGLNSSYNDTINDYVAGYHDGVLLFGKVLRERMLSQQRNKESYDVPLSDNPFGNISFDGMGGHYVLDEYGDRDVNLSMIYTSAVTGKYKTLSVFDTSRNKTVIIETNPTLPWKGGELPPDVPENPGGLNTQDVIVIVLSLSVVVVTAIALIFYRQNRKERLMQKKWSHIDPHLIGPLDEKEVSLKIDEDKRKDSTVFSQRGRYDKKPVILKELKHTDGDFSEDQRIELNTLLRIDYYNLTKFYGTVKFEYGVFGVFELCQRGSLRYILNDRISYPDETFMDMEFKISVMYDIAKGMSYLHSSNIEVHGRLKSTNCVVDNRMVVKITDFGCHTILRPGRDVWTAPEHLRKDGVSQKGDVYSYAIIAHEIVMRRTPFYTQHCSNIAEKIHRVQYPSEMVVFRPDLNFDSASEREIELNMLIKNCWDEDPERRPDFKRIEVTLGKIFSNLHNQATETYMDNLIRRLQNYSRTLERLVEERTSLYKAERDRADRLNFMLLPGPVVRSLKETGGVEPELFEEVTIYFSDIVGFTTLCHYSTPMEVVDMLNDIYKNFDSILDHHDVYKVETIGDAYMVASGLPKRNGNRHAVDIAHMALDILAFVGTFELQHLPGIPLWIRIGVHSGPCAAGVVGNKMPRYCLFGDTVNTASRMESTGLPLRIHVSQSTINILQRTDCKFEYEKRGETYLKGKGKEMTYWLTGVTGGKYNLATPPTAENFQRLQQDLAEMIVSSLEKRGDGSEGFKKRKTLSTKVRQRETTSSLQSDSLPEYFHLAVTDNPSTYL